In Patagioenas fasciata isolate bPatFas1 chromosome 20, bPatFas1.hap1, whole genome shotgun sequence, a genomic segment contains:
- the QRFP gene encoding orexigenic neuropeptide QRFP — MRAPYSLSCLFLLSLGTCFPRSERQELGDPREGTALKPSWPAVAEDSGAGWRAGGTRSGGEGLSRLLGIAQGLRDHGKEGSGQRLGRQGGSPLLPAGGEKRSGTLGDLAEELTGYNRKKGGFTFRFGR; from the coding sequence ATGAGAGCACCCTACTCGCTGTCCTGCCTCTTCCTCCTGAGCCTGGGGACCTGCTTCCCCCGCAgcgagcggcaggagctgggaGACCCCAGGGAAGGGACGGCGCTCAAGCCCAGCTGGCCAGCGGTGGCCGAGGACTCGGGTGCCggctggagggcaggagggacgcggagcggcggcgagggGCTGAGCAGGCTGCTGGGCATCGCCCAGGGGCTGCGGGACCACGGCAAGGAGGGCAGCGGGCAGCGGCTGGGCAGGCAGGGGGGGTCCCCGCTGCTGCCGGCGGGAGGGGAGAAGCGCAGCGGCACGCTGGGGGACCTGGCCGAGGAGCTCACCGGCTACAACAGGAAAAAAGGGGGTTTCACCTTCCGCTTCGGGAGATGA